A window of Hymenobacter aerilatus contains these coding sequences:
- a CDS encoding SusD/RagB family nutrient-binding outer membrane lipoprotein yields the protein MKKPFLFIALTAALWSTSCSEDRFDDVNTNPNAASANNLNPNYLLTDGQLGYANTGYAQLLYQAPAIQALASTFNYYGNGDKYVNAGGFGGYQALTFNNGYTALSRLEQAIRVANTQSPERFANVIAISNIMKVMIYQRLTDTYGDIPYSEALKAEDGITAPAYDKQENIYPALLTQLESAINSLDTSAPLATGDLLYGGNVAQWKKLGYSLMVRVAMRMTKVNPTLARTWTEKAVAGGTMTATTDNAIAQTDASQGDTQNATSGALLTTDDFREVKWSKTLIDYLRTNSDPRLGVIAEIPQAGEKNNANQGLTGNTNPAVQRGLPNGYDLANGDFDIRKRADYPGPTGAAGDIAPLGNYSRPRVNVYVKRNAPNFLLTYAETEFLLAEAATRGWNVGGTAATHYANGLRSAMESLAQMDAAATVPTATITAYVAANPLNTTSTTASYKQINEQYWLETSTTFNFIEGWFNWRRSGYPVLTPVNYPGNVTNATIPRRLPYPAAEISNNPAGYRSGVASLNGGDLLTSRVWWDRP from the coding sequence ATGAAAAAGCCATTCCTATTTATAGCACTCACCGCAGCGCTTTGGAGCACTTCCTGTTCCGAAGACCGCTTCGACGACGTCAATACCAACCCTAACGCGGCCTCGGCCAACAACCTCAACCCCAACTACCTGCTCACCGATGGCCAGCTGGGCTACGCCAATACGGGCTACGCGCAGTTGCTGTACCAGGCTCCCGCCATTCAGGCGCTGGCTAGTACGTTCAACTACTACGGCAACGGCGATAAGTACGTCAACGCAGGCGGTTTTGGGGGCTATCAGGCTCTGACTTTCAACAACGGCTACACGGCGCTCAGCCGCTTGGAGCAGGCCATTAGGGTAGCCAATACGCAGAGTCCCGAGCGCTTTGCCAACGTCATTGCCATCAGCAACATCATGAAGGTGATGATCTATCAGCGTCTCACCGATACCTACGGGGATATTCCGTATTCGGAGGCGCTGAAGGCGGAGGATGGTATTACGGCTCCTGCCTATGACAAGCAGGAGAACATCTACCCGGCTTTGCTGACGCAACTGGAATCTGCCATCAACAGCCTGGACACGTCGGCGCCCCTGGCTACTGGCGACCTGTTGTACGGCGGCAACGTGGCCCAATGGAAAAAACTGGGTTACTCGCTGATGGTGCGCGTGGCTATGCGTATGACCAAGGTGAATCCTACCCTGGCTCGCACCTGGACCGAGAAGGCTGTAGCCGGTGGCACGATGACGGCTACCACTGACAACGCTATTGCCCAAACCGACGCCTCGCAGGGCGACACGCAGAATGCTACGTCCGGCGCCCTGCTCACCACCGATGACTTCCGGGAAGTGAAGTGGAGCAAGACCCTGATCGACTACCTGCGCACCAACAGCGACCCACGCTTGGGCGTTATTGCCGAGATTCCGCAGGCCGGCGAAAAGAACAACGCCAACCAAGGCCTGACCGGCAACACCAACCCCGCTGTGCAGCGCGGCTTGCCCAACGGCTACGATCTGGCCAACGGTGACTTCGACATTCGTAAGCGCGCCGACTATCCGGGTCCTACGGGCGCTGCTGGTGATATTGCCCCACTGGGTAACTACTCGCGTCCCCGCGTGAACGTGTATGTTAAGCGCAACGCGCCTAACTTCCTGCTGACCTACGCCGAAACGGAGTTTCTGCTGGCCGAAGCGGCTACCCGCGGCTGGAACGTGGGCGGTACGGCTGCCACGCACTACGCCAACGGCCTGCGCAGCGCCATGGAATCTCTGGCGCAGATGGACGCGGCGGCTACTGTGCCGACTGCTACCATTACCGCCTACGTGGCTGCCAACCCGCTGAATACGACATCGACAACGGCGTCTTACAAGCAGATCAACGAGCAGTATTGGCTGGAAACGTCTACTACCTTCAACTTTATTGAAGGCTGGTTTAACTGGCGTCGCTCGGGCTACCCAGTACTTACGCCCGTGAACTACCCTGGCAACGTGACCAACGCGACCATTCCGCGTCGTCTCCCATATCCGGCAGCTGAAATCTCCAACAATCCTGCCGGCTACCGGTCGGGTGTAGCCAGCCTGAACGGCGGCGACCTGCTGACCTCGCGCGTGTGGTGGGACAGACCGTAA
- a CDS encoding carbohydrate-binding family 9-like protein, whose product MHHFCHFKRLATLTFLLGGVGLSASAQDQKALQGLEHLFTPPKGYVVQHTTQALTMDGKLQESAWQQAPWTSDFVDIEGAAKPLPTYQTRVKMLWNDSTLFIAATMQEPHIWAYQTHHDDIIYKDNDFEVFIDPDDNTHQYFEVEVNALNKIFDLYLPKPYRNHGDALISWDVAGLRSGVSIDGTLNQPKDKDKSWTVEMAIPLRAVRMGFPFAPPTEGTLWRINFSRVEWDTRAANGKYVKLQDATGKDLPERNWVWSPQGVINMHYPERWGYLQFTRQAKAPAFEMPISELRRRYLWLVYYRQQQYREKNGRYASSLAELNIAPQVTVAQQANQLQLEATTQQFTATLMAPGATTLRINDEGLVETVKR is encoded by the coding sequence ATGCATCACTTCTGCCATTTCAAGCGCTTAGCAACGCTAACGTTCCTGCTCGGTGGGGTAGGGTTATCAGCTTCGGCGCAGGATCAAAAGGCGCTCCAAGGTTTGGAGCACCTGTTTACACCGCCCAAAGGCTACGTGGTGCAGCACACCACCCAGGCCCTTACCATGGATGGCAAGCTGCAGGAAAGCGCCTGGCAGCAAGCCCCTTGGACTTCAGATTTTGTGGATATTGAAGGCGCCGCCAAGCCGCTGCCTACCTACCAGACGCGGGTGAAAATGCTCTGGAATGACTCTACGCTGTTCATTGCTGCCACCATGCAGGAACCGCACATCTGGGCCTACCAAACGCACCACGACGACATCATCTACAAGGACAATGACTTTGAGGTGTTCATCGACCCCGATGACAACACGCACCAGTATTTTGAGGTGGAGGTAAACGCCCTCAACAAGATTTTCGACCTGTACCTGCCCAAGCCCTACCGCAACCACGGCGACGCCCTCATCAGCTGGGATGTGGCCGGCCTGCGTTCCGGCGTGAGCATCGACGGTACCCTCAACCAACCCAAGGACAAAGACAAAAGCTGGACCGTGGAAATGGCTATTCCGTTGCGGGCCGTGCGGATGGGCTTTCCGTTTGCGCCGCCTACCGAGGGCACCCTGTGGCGCATCAACTTCTCCAGGGTAGAGTGGGACACGCGGGCGGCCAACGGCAAGTACGTGAAGCTGCAAGACGCCACCGGCAAAGACCTGCCCGAACGCAACTGGGTATGGTCGCCACAGGGCGTGATTAACATGCACTATCCCGAGCGGTGGGGCTACCTGCAGTTTACGCGCCAGGCCAAAGCGCCAGCCTTCGAGATGCCTATTTCTGAGTTGCGTCGGCGCTACTTGTGGCTGGTGTACTACCGCCAGCAGCAGTACCGCGAGAAAAACGGCCGCTATGCGTCATCGTTGGCTGAATTGAACATTGCGCCGCAAGTAACTGTAGCCCAGCAAGCGAATCAGCTGCAGCTGGAAGCTACTACACAACAGTTCACGGCTACCCTCATGGCGCCCGGTGCCACTACCCTGCGCATCAACGATGAGGGACTGGTAGAAACGGTGAAGCGGTAG
- a CDS encoding vanadium-dependent haloperoxidase — MTKQVLFLMSLVLGGHASVYAAAPPTPLNPGKALDAINMTLVHDVVAPPVAARYYAYTTLGAYAIVSAHNKSLPAPTRFITGYTTDLRLDTVKGKYDYQIAAYYSMLEAARLLLPSGENLAAEEEEFVRGLEKQGVKPAVLAQSVRVGKLAAKAAVTFSKADRYNRLSALKRYTPLKAEGSWYPTPPAYIEAVEPNWKTIRPLMIDSAAQFRPALFAPFSKDTASAFHKQVLAVYNISKHLTDEQLQIAQFWDCNPFAVNTSGHMAIGFKKISPGGHWMNIGALVAQQQKVGFDKTVMVLALEGITLMDAFISCWEAKYATNRIRPETYINRYIDVKWQPLLQTPPFPEYTSGHAVVSNAVAEMLTYLLGDNIAYLDNTEIPFGSGERAFTSFRQAASEASVSRFYGGIHYMESINNGNEQGKQIGRYLIAKLRNAGLKPVASR; from the coding sequence ATGACAAAGCAGGTCCTCTTCCTGATGAGCCTGGTGCTGGGCGGCCACGCATCGGTTTACGCTGCCGCCCCCCCTACCCCCCTGAACCCCGGTAAAGCCCTGGATGCCATCAACATGACGCTGGTGCACGATGTGGTGGCTCCCCCGGTGGCAGCGCGCTACTACGCGTACACCACACTAGGCGCCTACGCCATTGTATCAGCCCACAACAAGAGCCTGCCCGCCCCTACCCGCTTCATCACCGGCTACACCACCGACCTGCGGCTGGATACGGTGAAGGGCAAGTATGACTACCAGATAGCGGCCTATTACAGCATGCTGGAAGCAGCGCGCCTGCTACTACCCTCCGGCGAAAATCTGGCAGCAGAAGAAGAGGAGTTTGTGCGCGGCCTGGAGAAACAAGGCGTGAAGCCAGCTGTGCTGGCGCAGTCGGTTCGGGTAGGGAAACTGGCGGCAAAAGCGGCTGTTACGTTTTCCAAAGCTGACCGCTACAACCGCCTGAGCGCCTTGAAGCGCTATACTCCCCTGAAAGCGGAAGGCTCTTGGTACCCTACTCCACCCGCATACATTGAAGCGGTAGAGCCCAACTGGAAGACCATTCGGCCCCTCATGATAGACTCGGCCGCACAGTTCCGGCCGGCTCTGTTTGCGCCTTTCAGCAAAGACACGGCCTCGGCCTTTCATAAGCAGGTGCTAGCCGTATACAACATCTCGAAGCACCTCACCGACGAGCAGCTACAAATTGCCCAGTTCTGGGACTGCAACCCATTTGCAGTCAACACCTCGGGGCACATGGCCATCGGCTTCAAAAAGATCAGTCCCGGTGGCCACTGGATGAATATTGGGGCACTGGTGGCGCAGCAACAAAAGGTAGGATTTGACAAAACGGTGATGGTATTGGCGCTGGAAGGCATCACGCTGATGGACGCCTTTATCAGCTGCTGGGAGGCCAAATACGCCACCAACCGCATCCGCCCCGAAACATACATCAACCGCTACATCGACGTAAAATGGCAGCCGCTCCTGCAGACGCCGCCGTTCCCGGAGTACACCAGCGGCCACGCCGTCGTTTCCAATGCCGTGGCCGAAATGCTTACCTACCTGCTCGGTGATAATATTGCCTACCTCGATAACACCGAAATTCCCTTTGGCAGCGGCGAGCGGGCATTCACATCTTTCCGGCAAGCAGCCAGCGAAGCTTCCGTATCGCGTTTCTACGGGGGCATCCACTACATGGAAAGCATCAACAACGGCAACGAGCAAGGGAAGCAAATAGGCCGCTATCTGATAGCGAAGCTACGCAACGCCGGCCTGAAGCCCGTGGCAAGCCGGTAG
- a CDS encoding VCBS repeat-containing protein: MRNCFSGSFFLLLFLGATLPTQAQQTLFSLLSPKETGITFQNDVSETEALNVLSYEYFYNGGGVAVGDINNDGLPDLLFTGNMRPNRLYLNQGNFKFKDITRQASPLLEGRKDSWKTGVTMADVNGDGLLDLYICYSGKKDEATRRNQLFINQGNATFKEEAQAYGLDDPGYSTQAAFFDFDNDGDLDMFLLNHSIKKIDNMAFASLKGQADVLSSNKLFRNDNGHFTDVSKAAGIVQNPLTFGLGIAVADVDKDGWADIYVTNDYNEPDYLYHNNHDGTFTDQSKQVLRHHSHFSMGVDIADFNNDARPDILTLDMIPADNHRQKSLQLQENYESFALMLQQDLYHQYMRNMLHLNNGDGTFSEIGQLAGVSNTDWSWCPLLADFDNDGYKDIFITNGYLRDYTNKDFLRYWGDYKIKKAMAREPFLLMDLVTAMPSTAVPDYIFRNNHDLTFTNKQTDWGLNQSNMSNGAVYADLDNDGDLELIVNTINQPAAIYRNRSVEDQRTAYLALKLTGTDKNTQAVGAKVYVYAAGNQQYQEVNPNRGYLSCVPTTLHFGLGSSSVVDSVRIVWPNQTRQLLTKVKANQLLKLTAPPAGKNLAARPAPIPKTMFQPATPLFAFQPEEVALNDFKRQLLMLFMYSKTAPVLTQADVNKDGLDDLFVSGAPGELGRLYIQQPGGTFREQALAGSATPAAGTVAAATFFDANGDSYPDLYLAKGGYALYEAGTADLQDELYLNDGHGRLVLAPNALPALHGSSKGCVRVADIDGDGDQDLFVGGRVIPGQYPLAPPSYLLLNDGKGKFAAVADAPFAHAGMVTDAQWVDLNKDKRPDLVLCGEMMPLTVWINTPQGFKDQTADYFATPQQGFWFSLHVADVNQDGQPDIVAGNLGLNTQIRATPQQPAELYYADFDNNGSIDPFLNFYLDGKSYPFVSRDELNEVIYPMRRRFTSYKAYADATMQDIFPAEELSKARKLEANELRTMLYLNQNGKFAATPLPTEAQFSAVTHIVSGDYNRDGHPDLLLLGNHSDNRLKLGSFDANYGCLLQGNGKGEFRYVTQPQAGLCVLGDVKSVSEITVGKQPYLVVGVSNGAVQFYKKQK, translated from the coding sequence ATGCGTAACTGTTTCTCTGGCAGCTTTTTTCTGTTGCTTTTTCTCGGCGCTACCCTACCCACCCAAGCCCAGCAAACACTGTTCAGCTTACTTAGCCCGAAAGAAACCGGCATTACCTTCCAAAATGATGTCAGCGAAACCGAGGCGCTGAACGTGCTGTCGTATGAATATTTCTACAACGGCGGCGGCGTGGCCGTGGGCGACATCAATAACGATGGCCTACCTGATTTGCTGTTCACCGGCAACATGCGGCCCAACCGGCTCTACCTCAACCAGGGCAATTTCAAGTTCAAGGACATCACCCGCCAGGCCTCGCCGCTGCTGGAAGGCCGCAAAGACAGCTGGAAAACCGGCGTAACCATGGCCGATGTGAACGGCGACGGCCTGTTGGACCTTTACATCTGCTACTCGGGCAAGAAGGACGAGGCCACGCGCCGCAATCAGCTGTTCATCAACCAGGGCAACGCTACCTTCAAGGAAGAAGCCCAGGCCTATGGCCTCGACGACCCCGGCTACAGCACCCAGGCCGCCTTTTTCGATTTCGACAACGACGGCGACCTGGACATGTTTCTGCTCAACCACAGCATCAAGAAGATTGACAACATGGCCTTCGCCAGCCTGAAAGGCCAGGCGGATGTGCTATCGAGCAACAAGCTGTTTCGCAACGACAACGGCCATTTCACCGACGTATCCAAGGCCGCGGGCATTGTGCAGAACCCGCTCACGTTTGGGCTGGGTATTGCCGTGGCCGACGTGGACAAAGACGGCTGGGCGGATATCTACGTCACCAACGACTACAATGAGCCCGACTACCTCTACCACAACAACCACGACGGCACCTTCACGGACCAGTCGAAGCAGGTGCTGCGCCACCACTCGCACTTCTCGATGGGCGTGGACATTGCTGATTTCAACAACGACGCTCGGCCCGACATCCTGACGCTGGACATGATACCGGCCGACAACCACCGGCAGAAGTCCCTGCAATTGCAGGAAAACTACGAGTCGTTTGCCCTGATGCTGCAACAGGACTTGTACCACCAGTACATGCGCAACATGCTGCACCTCAACAACGGCGACGGCACGTTCAGCGAGATTGGGCAGCTGGCCGGCGTGTCGAATACCGACTGGAGCTGGTGCCCGTTGCTGGCTGATTTCGACAACGACGGCTACAAGGATATCTTCATCACCAATGGCTACCTGCGCGACTACACCAACAAGGATTTTCTGCGCTATTGGGGTGATTACAAGATCAAAAAGGCCATGGCGCGGGAGCCATTTCTGCTGATGGACTTGGTGACGGCCATGCCCTCCACAGCCGTGCCCGACTACATCTTCCGCAACAACCACGACCTCACTTTCACCAACAAGCAAACCGACTGGGGCCTGAACCAGAGCAATATGTCGAACGGTGCTGTGTACGCCGACCTCGACAATGATGGTGATTTGGAGCTGATTGTGAACACCATCAACCAGCCGGCGGCCATCTACCGCAACCGCAGCGTAGAGGATCAGCGCACCGCCTACCTAGCGCTCAAGCTCACGGGTACGGACAAGAACACCCAGGCTGTGGGCGCCAAAGTGTATGTGTACGCCGCTGGCAATCAGCAATATCAAGAGGTGAATCCCAACCGGGGCTACCTTTCGTGCGTGCCCACTACCCTACACTTTGGTTTGGGGAGCAGCTCGGTAGTGGATTCGGTGCGGATTGTGTGGCCCAACCAAACCCGGCAGCTGCTGACCAAGGTGAAGGCCAACCAATTGCTGAAGCTGACCGCGCCCCCCGCCGGCAAAAACCTGGCGGCCCGCCCGGCTCCCATCCCCAAAACCATGTTTCAGCCGGCCACGCCGCTGTTTGCTTTTCAGCCTGAAGAGGTGGCCCTCAACGACTTCAAGCGCCAGCTGCTGATGCTGTTTATGTACTCCAAAACTGCCCCCGTGCTCACGCAGGCCGATGTGAACAAGGATGGGCTGGATGATCTATTTGTGAGCGGTGCGCCCGGCGAGCTGGGCCGCCTGTACATACAGCAGCCGGGCGGTACCTTCCGGGAGCAGGCGTTGGCGGGCAGTGCCACGCCGGCCGCGGGCACAGTGGCCGCGGCTACCTTCTTTGACGCTAACGGCGACTCCTACCCCGACCTCTACCTGGCCAAAGGCGGCTATGCGCTCTACGAGGCTGGCACCGCTGACTTGCAGGATGAACTGTATCTCAACGACGGCCACGGCCGCTTGGTGCTGGCTCCCAACGCCCTACCCGCGCTGCACGGCAGTAGCAAAGGCTGCGTGCGCGTGGCCGATATAGACGGCGACGGCGACCAGGACCTTTTTGTGGGGGGCCGCGTGATTCCCGGCCAGTACCCGCTGGCGCCGCCCAGCTATTTGCTGCTCAACGACGGCAAAGGCAAGTTTGCGGCCGTAGCCGACGCGCCCTTTGCGCACGCTGGCATGGTGACGGATGCACAGTGGGTAGACCTGAATAAAGACAAGCGCCCTGACCTGGTGCTGTGCGGCGAGATGATGCCTCTTACGGTTTGGATCAACACGCCGCAGGGCTTCAAGGACCAAACGGCCGACTACTTTGCTACCCCGCAGCAAGGTTTCTGGTTCAGCCTGCACGTGGCCGATGTGAACCAGGATGGTCAGCCCGACATTGTAGCCGGCAACCTGGGGCTGAATACGCAGATACGGGCTACTCCCCAGCAGCCAGCCGAGCTGTACTATGCTGACTTTGACAACAATGGCTCCATCGACCCTTTCCTCAATTTCTACCTCGATGGCAAGAGCTACCCCTTCGTGAGCCGCGACGAGTTGAACGAGGTCATCTACCCCATGCGCCGCCGTTTCACCTCCTACAAGGCCTACGCCGACGCGACCATGCAGGATATTTTTCCGGCCGAGGAACTGAGCAAGGCTCGTAAGCTGGAGGCGAATGAACTGCGCACCATGCTCTACCTCAACCAGAACGGCAAATTTGCAGCTACTCCCCTACCTACGGAGGCGCAGTTTTCGGCCGTAACGCACATTGTCAGCGGCGACTACAACCGCGACGGCCACCCCGACCTACTCCTGCTGGGCAACCACTCCGACAACCGCTTGAAGCTAGGCAGCTTCGACGCCAACTATGGTTGCCTGCTGCAAGGCAATGGCAAGGGGGAATTCCGCTACGTAACCCAGCCTCAAGCCGGTCTGTGCGTGCTGGGCGACGTGAAATCAGTGAGCGAAATAACGGTTGGCAAGCAGCCCTACCTGGTGGTGGGCGTGAGCAACGGCGCCGTACAGTTTTACAAGAAGCAAAAATGA
- a CDS encoding GH92 family glycosyl hydrolase has product MKRLTLPTLLLSSLSSFAQKAPSENFVQYAHPLVGTAKMGHTYPGATVPFGMVQLSPDTDTIPYELNGKYNPKVYEYCAGYQYADKTIVGFSHTHFSGTGHSDLGDFQVMPTTGPLQLNPGTADQPEKGFRSRFSHQNEVAEPAYYRVKLDDHNIVAELTASNRVGMHQYTFPQSDQAHIILDLAAGIYNYPDKNVWTFVRVENDSLITGYRQTNGWARTRVEYFAMAFSKPFASYGSRNYSKKQVYRGFWGRFDQAHNFPELAGEQLRLYFDFKTTANERIKVKMALSGVSMDGALRNLRAEIPGWDFEAVKRQGQAQWQEQLGKVVIESPKKVDKENFYTAMYHAALSPTTYMDVDGQYRGLDQNIHQAKGFTNYTTFSLWDTYRALHPLFNLLEPKRNADMVQSMLAHYDQSTLHMLPIWSHYANENWCMIGYHSVPVIVDAVLKGVVPADQAQRALDACVATAHQKRFDGIGYYEQLGYVPEDKSGSSVSKTLEYAFDDWCIAQLAKKLGKSDIEAEFSKRAQNWQNVYDQRIGFMRPRLADGSFRQRFDVLSTHDQGFIEGNAWNYSLYVPQDPATLIAKMGGEKKFVPHLDSLFTMDLPDKFFAETEDITRDGIIGNYVHGNEPAHHAAYLYNWTNQPYKTQARVRMILPKMYRPTPDGLGGNDDCGQMSAWYIFSSLGFYPVAPGSPDYALGSPAVHGATINLENGKTFRIKVKNQSDKNVYVKEARLNGQKLTRPFLAYADVVKGGELVFTMAGKP; this is encoded by the coding sequence ATGAAACGCCTGACCCTTCCTACTCTTCTTCTTTCCTCCCTATCTTCTTTCGCCCAGAAAGCCCCCTCAGAAAACTTCGTGCAGTACGCCCACCCGCTGGTGGGCACGGCCAAAATGGGGCACACCTACCCCGGCGCTACGGTGCCCTTCGGCATGGTGCAGCTCTCGCCCGATACCGATACCATTCCCTACGAGCTGAACGGAAAGTACAATCCCAAGGTATACGAGTATTGCGCTGGCTATCAGTACGCTGATAAAACCATTGTAGGCTTTTCGCACACGCACTTCAGCGGCACCGGCCACTCCGATCTGGGCGATTTTCAGGTGATGCCTACCACCGGCCCGCTTCAGCTCAACCCCGGCACCGCCGACCAGCCGGAGAAGGGTTTCCGCTCCCGTTTCTCACACCAAAACGAGGTAGCGGAGCCCGCTTACTATCGCGTGAAGCTCGACGACCACAACATCGTGGCCGAGCTGACCGCCTCCAACCGGGTAGGGATGCACCAGTACACCTTTCCGCAGTCCGATCAGGCGCACATCATCCTCGACCTCGCCGCTGGCATCTACAACTACCCCGATAAGAACGTTTGGACCTTCGTGCGGGTCGAGAACGACTCGCTGATAACGGGGTATCGCCAAACCAACGGCTGGGCGCGTACCCGCGTGGAATACTTCGCTATGGCGTTTTCGAAGCCGTTTGCGAGCTACGGCAGCCGCAACTACTCCAAGAAACAGGTGTACCGTGGCTTCTGGGGCCGCTTCGATCAAGCCCACAACTTCCCCGAGCTGGCCGGCGAGCAGCTGCGCCTGTACTTTGATTTCAAAACCACGGCCAACGAGAGAATCAAGGTAAAAATGGCTTTATCGGGTGTGAGCATGGATGGAGCACTGCGCAACCTGCGGGCCGAAATACCGGGCTGGGACTTTGAGGCGGTGAAGCGCCAGGGGCAGGCGCAGTGGCAGGAGCAACTGGGCAAAGTGGTGATTGAGTCGCCGAAGAAGGTAGATAAGGAGAACTTCTACACGGCCATGTACCACGCCGCTCTTAGCCCTACCACCTACATGGACGTGGACGGCCAATACCGCGGCCTCGACCAGAACATCCACCAGGCCAAGGGCTTCACCAACTACACCACCTTCTCGCTCTGGGACACGTACCGCGCCCTGCACCCCCTTTTCAACCTGCTGGAACCGAAGCGCAACGCTGACATGGTGCAGTCCATGCTCGCGCACTACGACCAGAGTACCCTACACATGCTACCCATCTGGAGCCACTACGCCAATGAGAACTGGTGCATGATTGGCTACCACTCGGTGCCGGTGATTGTGGATGCCGTGCTGAAAGGCGTGGTGCCCGCCGACCAGGCCCAGCGTGCCCTCGACGCTTGCGTGGCTACCGCCCACCAAAAGCGTTTCGATGGCATCGGCTACTACGAGCAGCTGGGCTACGTGCCCGAGGACAAAAGCGGCTCGTCGGTGTCGAAAACGCTGGAATACGCCTTCGACGACTGGTGCATTGCGCAACTGGCCAAAAAGCTAGGTAAGAGCGATATCGAAGCCGAGTTTAGCAAGCGCGCCCAAAACTGGCAGAACGTATACGACCAGCGCATTGGCTTTATGCGTCCCCGCCTCGCCGACGGCAGCTTCCGCCAACGCTTTGATGTGCTGAGCACGCACGACCAGGGCTTTATTGAAGGCAACGCCTGGAACTACAGCCTCTACGTGCCACAAGACCCAGCCACGCTCATCGCTAAAATGGGCGGCGAGAAGAAGTTTGTGCCCCACTTGGATTCGCTGTTCACCATGGACCTGCCCGATAAGTTCTTCGCCGAAACTGAGGACATCACCCGCGACGGTATTATCGGCAACTACGTGCACGGCAACGAGCCCGCTCACCACGCCGCCTACCTCTACAACTGGACCAACCAGCCCTACAAAACCCAGGCTCGCGTGCGCATGATCCTGCCCAAGATGTACCGCCCTACCCCCGATGGCCTCGGCGGCAACGATGACTGCGGGCAGATGTCGGCCTGGTATATTTTCTCCTCTTTGGGCTTCTACCCCGTGGCCCCCGGCTCGCCGGACTATGCCCTCGGCAGCCCTGCCGTACACGGCGCCACCATTAACCTGGAGAATGGCAAAACCTTCCGCATCAAAGTCAAAAACCAGAGCGACAAGAACGTGTATGTGAAGGAAGCCCGCCTCAACGGTCAGAAGCTCACGCGGCCGTTCCTGGCATATGCGGATGTGGTGAAGGGTGGGGAGTTGGTATTTACGATGGCGGGAAAACCTTGA
- a CDS encoding PQQ-dependent sugar dehydrogenase, whose protein sequence is MKQRLLVILGASLALLSCSDEKEQVTDPVTPGPTTAPVETNAPNTTYQPAFAGQTRVGGVTTSASYRADVVTSSLTNPWGIVGLPNGRLLVTEKAGRMRIVASSGTVSEPITGIPAVNPAGQGGLLGVCLDPAFASNRMVYWSFSEARPGGNVTAIAKGRLATDERSIEGATVIYRAEPAYGGTLHYGGRVVFDRTGNLLVSTGERSDLVTRPQAQAVSSALGKIIRITKDGRPAPGNPVFAQAGALPELYSIGHRNPQGLAIHPVTGEAWQSEHGPRGGDELNRLQAGANYGWPTITYGIEYSGQPIGSSIQQQEGLQQPVYYWDPVVSPSGMTFYSGNRIAEWQNNLFIGSLSGTHIIRLVIDSNNRVVGEERLLASEGQRFRAITQGSDGALYAITDQGRLYKIDRS, encoded by the coding sequence ATGAAACAACGTCTGCTTGTTATCCTTGGCGCATCCCTGGCCTTACTGTCGTGCTCAGATGAGAAAGAACAGGTTACGGATCCGGTTACGCCGGGGCCTACCACGGCGCCGGTAGAAACCAACGCCCCCAACACCACCTACCAGCCGGCCTTTGCGGGGCAAACTCGGGTAGGCGGCGTGACCACCTCGGCTAGCTATCGGGCCGATGTCGTGACGTCTTCCCTAACTAATCCGTGGGGTATTGTGGGCTTGCCCAATGGACGCCTGCTGGTAACCGAAAAGGCCGGGCGTATGCGTATCGTGGCTTCTTCCGGCACAGTTAGCGAGCCGATTACGGGTATTCCGGCTGTGAATCCGGCCGGGCAGGGCGGCCTGTTGGGCGTGTGCCTCGACCCCGCTTTTGCTTCTAACCGCATGGTGTACTGGTCGTTTTCGGAGGCCCGCCCCGGCGGCAACGTAACGGCCATTGCCAAGGGTAGGCTGGCTACCGACGAGCGCAGTATCGAAGGGGCCACCGTTATCTACCGAGCCGAGCCGGCGTATGGCGGCACGCTGCACTACGGGGGTAGGGTGGTGTTCGACCGCACCGGCAACCTGCTGGTAAGTACCGGCGAACGGTCGGACCTGGTGACCCGGCCCCAGGCTCAAGCGGTTTCGTCGGCGCTGGGCAAGATTATCCGCATCACCAAAGACGGCCGCCCGGCCCCCGGCAACCCCGTGTTTGCGCAGGCCGGCGCCCTACCCGAGCTGTACTCAATTGGGCACCGCAACCCGCAGGGGCTGGCCATCCACCCCGTGACGGGCGAGGCCTGGCAGAGCGAGCATGGTCCTCGCGGTGGCGACGAGCTCAACCGCCTGCAAGCGGGTGCGAATTACGGCTGGCCTACCATCACCTACGGCATCGAGTACAGTGGGCAACCCATCGGCAGCAGCATTCAGCAGCAGGAAGGCTTGCAGCAGCCCGTGTACTACTGGGACCCAGTGGTGTCGCCCAGCGGCATGACGTTCTATTCCGGCAATCGGATAGCGGAGTGGCAGAACAACCTATTTATCGGCTCGCTCAGCGGCACGCACATTATCCGTTTGGTTATCGACAGCAACAACCGGGTGGTAGGCGAGGAGCGGTTGCTGGCTAGTGAAGGGCAGCGGTTCCGGGCCATCACCCAGGGCAGCGACGGCGCCCTGTACGCCATCACCGACCAGGGCCGCCTGTACAAAATCGACCGGTCGTAG